One Dietzia sp. JS16-p6b genomic window carries:
- a CDS encoding CHY zinc finger protein, whose product MTSHGGHGGSIPVLGATVDDQTRCVHYRGPLDVVAIRFHCCGDFYPCFRCHAEVADHAVSAWPRAEFDARAILCGVCRSTLSISRYLEADGCPTCGAAFNPGCSLHHSIYFDG is encoded by the coding sequence TTGACCTCTCACGGCGGGCACGGTGGATCGATACCGGTCCTCGGCGCCACCGTCGACGATCAGACCCGCTGCGTCCACTACCGCGGTCCCCTGGACGTGGTGGCGATCCGCTTCCACTGCTGCGGGGACTTCTACCCGTGCTTCCGCTGCCACGCCGAGGTCGCCGATCACGCGGTCTCGGCGTGGCCGAGGGCCGAGTTCGACGCCCGGGCGATCCTGTGCGGTGTCTGCCGGAGCACACTGTCGATCAGCCGATACCTCGAGGCCGACGGGTGCCCGACCTGCGGGGCGGCGTTCAACCCGGGCTGTTCGCTCCACCACTCGATCTACTTCGACGGCTGA
- a CDS encoding prephenate dehydrogenase: MTDVCVLGTGLIGGSLLRTLGPERAFGWNRSAPGARGATTAGFDVSTDLADTLRRATRADALVVVAVPLPALGAVLDAVAEHAPGIALTDVISVKRPVLDAVRERGLGARFVGGHPMAGTAHSGWEATDPDLFRGATWLVAADDDADPHTWSRVARMASDCGSRVVSSTSSDHDAAVARVSHLGHVVAEALAAAGGRGGDLALTLAAGSFRDGTRVAGTAPDLVRAICEPNRHALLTVLDEYLADLTTARDALAGEGTLGALVDEGHRARRAYETAQEVRPDSAVSVTPGAPGWIAELRAAGAAGLEVRPSD; the protein is encoded by the coding sequence GTGACGGACGTGTGCGTGCTCGGGACGGGCCTCATCGGCGGTTCACTACTGCGGACCCTGGGGCCGGAACGTGCGTTCGGCTGGAACCGTTCGGCCCCCGGCGCGCGGGGGGCGACGACAGCCGGCTTCGACGTCTCCACGGACCTCGCCGACACACTCCGCCGGGCCACGCGGGCGGACGCCCTCGTCGTCGTCGCGGTCCCCCTCCCCGCCCTCGGCGCGGTTCTCGACGCGGTGGCAGAGCACGCCCCCGGGATCGCTCTGACCGACGTGATCAGCGTCAAACGACCGGTTCTGGACGCGGTGCGCGAGCGAGGGTTGGGCGCGCGATTCGTGGGTGGGCACCCCATGGCCGGCACCGCGCACTCCGGCTGGGAGGCCACCGACCCGGATCTGTTCCGTGGTGCGACCTGGCTCGTGGCCGCGGACGACGACGCCGACCCCCACACGTGGTCCCGCGTCGCCCGGATGGCCTCGGACTGCGGCTCCCGGGTCGTCTCGTCCACCTCGTCCGACCACGACGCGGCCGTGGCGAGGGTCTCCCATCTGGGACACGTGGTCGCCGAGGCGCTGGCCGCGGCGGGCGGCCGGGGCGGCGACCTCGCCCTGACCCTGGCCGCGGGGTCGTTCCGCGACGGCACCCGGGTGGCGGGCACCGCTCCCGACCTCGTGCGGGCGATCTGCGAACCCAACCGGCACGCACTCCTGACCGTCCTCGACGAGTACCTGGCCGACCTCACGACCGCCCGCGACGCCCTGGCCGGGGAGGGGACGCTCGGGGCGCTGGTCGACGAGGGGCACCGGGCGCGGCGGGCCTACGAGACGGCGCAGGAGGTTCGGCCGGACTCGGCGGTGTCGGTGACGCCCGGGGCACCGGGCTGGATCGCGGAACTCCGCGCCGCCGGGGCCGCCGGACTGGAGGTCAGACCCTCCGACTGA
- the tgt gene encoding tRNA guanosine(34) transglycosylase Tgt: MALDGTAGGRTGVIRTPHGDIATPAFIPVGTKATVKTLTPEQVRSTGAQAVLANAYHLYLQPGHDVVDAAGGLGEFMRWPGPTYTDSGGFQVMSLGVGFKKVIEMSAGAAKAPDDSATNKGQGRLAKVDEDGVTFTSHLDGSAHRFSPEVSMRIQHGLGADILFAFDELTTLMNTREYQERSVERTRRWAQRCLDEHERLSVERTHRPGQSLWGVVQGAQFEDLRRQAVRGLVEMSDRAEDRGRRGFGGYGIGGALEKENLGTIVGWCTEELPEDRPRHLLGISEPDDIFTAVENGADTFDCVAPTRLARHGGIYTLNGRVNITRAQFRHDHTPLDPEGPSEVSRDYSRAYLHHLFKAKEFLGSTLLTLHNLAFVVRLVDEVRAAMDAGPDEYLAYKSEFLGRYYSA; the protein is encoded by the coding sequence ATGGCCCTCGACGGCACCGCGGGGGGCCGCACCGGCGTCATCCGCACCCCGCACGGCGACATCGCCACCCCGGCGTTCATCCCCGTCGGCACCAAGGCGACTGTCAAGACCCTGACCCCTGAGCAGGTCCGCTCGACCGGCGCGCAGGCCGTCCTGGCCAACGCCTATCACCTGTACCTGCAGCCCGGCCACGACGTGGTGGACGCGGCCGGCGGGCTGGGGGAGTTCATGCGCTGGCCCGGGCCGACCTACACCGACTCCGGGGGGTTCCAGGTGATGAGCCTGGGTGTGGGGTTCAAGAAGGTGATCGAGATGTCGGCCGGCGCGGCGAAGGCCCCGGACGACTCCGCCACCAACAAGGGTCAGGGAAGGCTCGCGAAGGTCGACGAGGACGGCGTCACCTTCACCTCGCACCTCGACGGCTCCGCGCACCGCTTCTCCCCGGAGGTCTCGATGCGGATCCAGCACGGTCTGGGGGCCGACATCCTGTTCGCCTTCGACGAGCTCACCACGCTCATGAACACCCGCGAGTACCAGGAGAGGTCGGTCGAGCGCACGCGGCGCTGGGCGCAGCGGTGTCTCGACGAACACGAGCGCCTGTCGGTGGAGCGGACCCACCGGCCCGGCCAGTCGCTGTGGGGCGTGGTCCAGGGCGCGCAGTTCGAGGACCTGCGGCGACAGGCCGTGCGCGGGCTCGTGGAGATGAGCGACCGCGCCGAGGACCGGGGACGGCGCGGGTTCGGAGGCTACGGGATCGGTGGCGCGCTGGAGAAGGAGAACCTCGGCACCATCGTGGGCTGGTGCACCGAGGAGCTGCCCGAGGACCGGCCGCGCCACCTGCTGGGGATCAGCGAGCCCGACGACATCTTCACGGCCGTGGAGAACGGGGCCGACACCTTCGACTGCGTCGCGCCCACCCGGCTCGCCCGTCACGGCGGGATCTACACGCTGAACGGCCGGGTCAACATCACCCGTGCCCAGTTCCGGCACGACCACACCCCGCTCGACCCCGAGGGGCCGTCCGAGGTCTCGCGCGACTACAGCCGCGCGTACCTGCATCACCTGTTCAAGGCCAAGGAGTTCCTCGGGTCGACCCTGCTCACCCTGCACAACCTGGCGTTCGTGGTGCGGCTGGTCGACGAGGTGCGCGCCGCGATGGACGCCGGGCCCGACGAGTACCTGGCGTACAAGTCCGAGTTCCTGGGCCGGTACTACTCGGCGTAG
- a CDS encoding putative glycolipid-binding domain-containing protein — protein MNASQSPSSQVEAPRASAPRMYTWISETGRVIEQVRIVPKGDFSRAHGRIVSAAHPEHQAFTLEYQVELGSDLAPCRVQLTVSTEEYERTIDLVRDDEGSWLLDDPSDTRSRVGGAGVVDVDVTYSVFFASVISRRLGLHSQPGSVEERVLRVDSLTLDVSEDTVTFSSDDEKVHGITSTAATSATVDSDGFIIDVTGLSRRV, from the coding sequence GTGAACGCTTCCCAGTCGCCCTCGTCGCAGGTCGAAGCGCCGCGCGCCTCGGCCCCCCGCATGTACACGTGGATCTCCGAGACCGGCAGGGTGATCGAGCAGGTGAGAATCGTCCCGAAGGGCGACTTCTCCCGCGCCCACGGCCGGATCGTCTCCGCGGCGCATCCAGAACACCAGGCGTTCACCCTCGAGTACCAGGTGGAGCTCGGATCGGACCTGGCCCCGTGCCGGGTGCAGCTGACCGTCTCCACGGAGGAGTACGAGCGCACCATCGACCTGGTCCGTGACGACGAGGGTTCCTGGCTCCTGGACGACCCCTCCGACACCCGCTCCCGCGTCGGTGGCGCCGGTGTCGTCGACGTGGACGTGACCTACAGCGTGTTCTTCGCAAGTGTCATCAGCCGGCGGCTCGGGCTGCACTCGCAGCCGGGGTCGGTGGAGGAGCGGGTTCTCCGGGTGGACTCCCTCACCCTCGACGTCAGCGAGGACACGGTCACGTTCTCCAGCGACGACGAGAAGGTCCACGGGATCACGTCCACCGCCGCCACGAGCGCGACCGTCGACTCCGACGGGTTCATCATCGACGTGACCGGTCTCAGTCGGAGGGTCTGA
- a CDS encoding cytochrome P450, producing the protein MDSVTTDDLTTGDGVPPGPRLPGLVQALLTLSAPAAVFPAAARRYGVPFRLDLLPRGRTVVAVADPAQVKDVFAGSPSVFHAGKGNELLRPLLGDHSLLLQDGDEHARARRLLAPAFGRREIEGYRSLVEEVTTEQLDRWPRSGRVRAHILFNQLTLEVILRVVFGVTDSARLDRIRPIVARAVDAGPVVMIGMGIQPLRRFRPWSRQVRDLATIHAFLGEEIEATRRDPALGGRRDLLALLVRASAQDAQGLSDQELRDQLMTLVAAGHETTATAMAWSVLELARHPGIQDRCVSEIAAGGTEYLDAVLKETLRLHPVVPMVMRELQEPATVGGRTYPRGMTISPSIILAHRAPAAYPAPKVFDPGRFLGDVPTPTTWLPFGGGARRCIGASFAMMEGEVILRQVLTRFRLEPVGSGREWPRARNVTLYPWRRARVELLPR; encoded by the coding sequence ATGGACAGTGTGACCACAGACGACCTGACCACAGGCGACGGAGTTCCGCCCGGCCCGCGGCTGCCCGGCCTGGTGCAGGCGCTGCTCACGCTCTCGGCCCCCGCCGCCGTCTTCCCGGCGGCCGCCAGACGGTACGGCGTGCCGTTCAGGCTCGACCTGCTGCCCAGGGGGCGGACGGTGGTCGCCGTCGCCGATCCGGCCCAGGTCAAGGACGTCTTCGCCGGCTCGCCCTCGGTGTTCCACGCGGGCAAGGGCAACGAACTCCTGCGGCCACTGCTCGGGGACCACTCACTGCTCCTGCAGGACGGTGACGAGCACGCGCGCGCCCGACGGCTCCTCGCTCCCGCGTTCGGACGTCGCGAGATCGAGGGGTACCGCTCGCTCGTCGAGGAGGTCACGACCGAGCAGTTGGACCGCTGGCCGCGGTCGGGTCGGGTCCGTGCGCACATCCTGTTCAACCAGCTCACCCTCGAGGTGATCCTGCGAGTGGTGTTCGGGGTCACGGACTCGGCCCGCCTCGACCGGATCCGGCCGATCGTCGCGCGGGCGGTGGACGCCGGGCCGGTGGTGATGATCGGCATGGGCATCCAGCCGCTGCGCCGGTTCCGACCGTGGAGTCGGCAGGTCCGGGATCTCGCGACCATCCACGCCTTCCTGGGTGAGGAGATCGAGGCGACCCGCCGGGATCCGGCACTGGGAGGGCGACGGGACCTGCTGGCACTGTTGGTGCGGGCGTCCGCCCAGGACGCGCAGGGGCTGTCCGATCAGGAACTGCGGGACCAGCTGATGACCCTGGTCGCCGCCGGCCACGAGACCACGGCCACCGCCATGGCGTGGTCGGTGCTCGAACTGGCCCGGCACCCCGGGATCCAGGACCGCTGTGTGTCCGAGATCGCCGCCGGTGGAACGGAGTACCTCGACGCCGTGCTCAAGGAGACGCTGAGGCTGCACCCGGTGGTCCCGATGGTGATGCGGGAGTTGCAGGAGCCCGCCACCGTCGGTGGTCGCACCTATCCGCGGGGGATGACCATCTCGCCGTCGATCATCCTGGCCCACCGTGCGCCGGCCGCCTATCCCGCTCCGAAGGTCTTCGACCCCGGTCGTTTCCTCGGCGACGTCCCGACCCCCACCACGTGGCTGCCCTTCGGCGGCGGGGCCCGGCGCTGCATCGGTGCGTCCTTCGCGATGATGGAGGGCGAGGTGATCCTGCGGCAGGTGTTGACGCGGTTCCGCCTCGAGCCCGTGGGCAGCGGCCGCGAATGGCCCAGGGCGCGGAACGTGACCCTGTATCCGTGGCGACGCGCACGCGTGGAGCTGCTCCCGAGGTGA
- a CDS encoding queuosine precursor transporter, with protein MASPYYGYLIALFVGVMLISNVTGTKGVLLFPGLSFELGFLSLDGLVTDGAFLLFPLAYVLGDVISEVYGFRAMRRVVLSGFAVLALAALSFTFTVHLPPAPFYENQEAFEAVAGVIPQFFLAGLAGYVVGELLNSYVLVWMKRRTGERTLWARLLGSTVVGQLADTLVFCTIAAPALGMVLGSGDYWNYVVIGFVWKTLVEAVLLPVTYVVIAWIKKREPTYQTALADSSAAGSSPVGSSPVGSDPADSRT; from the coding sequence ATCGCCAGCCCGTACTACGGCTATCTGATCGCCCTGTTCGTCGGCGTCATGCTCATCAGCAACGTCACCGGCACGAAGGGCGTCCTGCTCTTTCCCGGCCTGAGCTTCGAGCTCGGCTTCCTCAGCCTCGACGGGCTCGTCACCGACGGCGCCTTCCTGCTCTTCCCGCTGGCATACGTGCTCGGCGACGTGATCAGCGAGGTGTACGGCTTCAGGGCGATGCGCCGCGTCGTCCTCTCCGGCTTCGCCGTACTGGCGCTGGCCGCGCTGAGTTTCACGTTCACCGTCCACCTCCCGCCGGCCCCGTTCTACGAGAACCAGGAGGCGTTCGAGGCCGTTGCCGGAGTGATCCCGCAGTTCTTCCTCGCAGGCCTCGCCGGATACGTGGTGGGCGAGTTGCTCAACTCCTACGTGCTGGTGTGGATGAAGCGCCGCACCGGTGAGAGGACCCTCTGGGCCAGGCTGCTCGGCTCAACCGTGGTGGGCCAACTCGCGGATACCCTCGTCTTCTGCACGATCGCCGCCCCCGCCCTGGGCATGGTGCTCGGGTCGGGCGACTACTGGAACTACGTCGTGATCGGATTCGTCTGGAAGACGCTCGTCGAGGCGGTCCTGCTGCCGGTGACGTACGTGGTGATCGCGTGGATCAAGAAGCGTGAGCCCACCTACCAGACCGCGCTGGCCGACTCCTCTGCGGCGGGATCGTCGCCGGTGGGATCGTCGCCGGTGGGATCCGACCCGGCAGACTCGAGGACTTGA
- a CDS encoding TetR/AcrR family transcriptional regulator, with the protein MPGTSGRRLSRRERHDQLVVLGVRLLETVPFHSLSMDDVAERAGVSRSLLFHYFPTKLDYLTAVVNAAADHVLSLTEVPEGTSAEDRTRAIITALVRYIQRRRDNYVAVLRSGRSVDPVLEQVVDGMHRTVSLRILRSIGVDRPGPMSLVLTRAWLAGVEELALLGEESGLPQATVIDSALTTLRAVATLPDFVADVAPADDGE; encoded by the coding sequence ATGCCCGGCACGAGCGGCCGACGGCTCTCCCGGCGCGAGCGCCACGATCAACTGGTGGTCCTGGGGGTGCGGCTTCTGGAGACGGTCCCGTTCCACTCGCTCTCGATGGACGATGTCGCCGAGCGGGCCGGTGTTTCGCGCAGTCTGCTGTTCCACTACTTCCCGACCAAGCTCGACTACCTCACGGCGGTGGTCAACGCGGCGGCCGATCACGTCCTGTCCCTGACCGAGGTCCCGGAGGGCACCAGCGCGGAGGACCGGACCCGGGCGATCATCACCGCACTGGTGCGCTACATCCAGCGGCGCCGCGACAACTACGTGGCCGTCCTGCGGTCGGGCCGGTCCGTCGACCCGGTCCTCGAGCAGGTCGTCGACGGCATGCACCGCACCGTCAGCCTGCGCATCCTCCGCAGCATCGGGGTGGACCGGCCCGGTCCCATGTCTCTGGTGCTCACCCGCGCCTGGTTGGCCGGAGTCGAGGAGCTGGCGCTGCTGGGCGAGGAGTCCGGGCTACCCCAGGCCACCGTCATCGACTCGGCGCTGACCACCCTCCGGGCGGTGGCCACCCTGCCGGATTTCGTCGCCGACGTCGCCCCGGCCGACGACGGGGAATGA
- the gluQRS gene encoding tRNA glutamyl-Q(34) synthetase GluQRS, giving the protein MDTPASIPPRGAGRYAPSPSGDLHLGNLRTAVVAWVLARGSGRGFRMRVDDLDTARARPGVAERQLEDLAAIGIDWDGEVMWESARSDAYAAATRRLTDRDLVYECYCSRREIAEAPRAPHSPPGAYPGTCRDLTDAERATRREALGPGRVPALRLRAGITELTIDDLIHGPYTGVVDDVVLRRGDGVWAYNLAVVVDDSDQGVDQVVRGEDLLPSTPRQAHLAELLGLPRPEYVHVPLAVNAAGERLAKRDGAVTLADLAKEGTTTRTAVARIVASLGGPPGADSIDALRGVVTPESLRTGPWVVT; this is encoded by the coding sequence GTGGACACCCCCGCCAGCATCCCCCCGCGCGGCGCCGGCCGGTACGCCCCCAGCCCGTCGGGCGACCTGCACCTGGGCAACCTGCGCACCGCCGTGGTGGCGTGGGTGCTTGCCCGCGGGTCGGGCCGCGGCTTCCGGATGCGCGTCGACGACCTCGACACCGCCCGCGCGCGACCCGGCGTGGCCGAGCGCCAACTGGAGGACCTCGCGGCGATCGGGATCGACTGGGACGGCGAGGTCATGTGGGAATCCGCTCGCTCGGACGCCTACGCCGCCGCCACCCGCCGCCTCACCGACCGCGACCTGGTCTACGAGTGCTACTGCTCACGCCGCGAGATCGCCGAGGCGCCGCGCGCCCCGCACTCCCCACCCGGCGCCTACCCCGGAACCTGTCGCGATCTCACCGACGCCGAGCGAGCGACCCGCCGCGAGGCACTCGGTCCGGGTCGGGTGCCGGCCCTGAGGCTGCGCGCCGGCATCACCGAACTCACCATCGACGACCTGATCCACGGGCCCTATACAGGCGTTGTGGACGACGTGGTGCTCCGCCGCGGGGACGGGGTGTGGGCGTACAACCTCGCCGTCGTCGTCGACGACTCCGACCAGGGCGTGGACCAGGTCGTGCGCGGTGAGGACCTCCTGCCCTCCACCCCGCGCCAGGCCCATCTGGCCGAGCTCCTCGGCCTGCCCCGGCCGGAGTACGTCCACGTGCCGCTCGCGGTCAACGCAGCCGGCGAGCGTCTGGCCAAGCGGGACGGTGCGGTGACCCTGGCCGACCTGGCAAAGGAGGGGACGACGACGAGGACGGCCGTCGCCCGGATCGTGGCCTCGCTCGGTGGGCCACCCGGTGCGGACTCGATCGACGCCCTACGCGGGGTGGTCACCCCGGAGTCGCTGCGGACCGGCCCCTGGGTCGTCACCTGA
- a CDS encoding alkaline phosphatase PhoX, giving the protein MATTSIDRRRFLAGAAALGAGVYVAGNLTGTFTGSGAIAGATGVGTEGYGDLVPDPNGLLDLPEGFTYTVVSHAGETTMEGGAASPSDPDGAGYFPASGPLGSLSGALGSVGDLVGAGGGFLVLNHEIGGSEPHIVPVTDGLTFDDQAGGGCTVIAVDSRGERRSQYVGVAGTVNNCAGGVTPWGTWLTCEETELRAGGRSLQGRTASLDHGWVFEVSPDTALNRAQATVPLKFLGRFAHEAVAVHPTSGVIYLTEDAGTPNGHVYRWTPPPGFQPGTGSLAELARSEGGDTAGTFEMMRCVSGGAHVPDLSVATTVGTTYQVEWVDVPGRDRLAETTSIRKQSYADRGTRSRKLEGAWWKEGAYVVASFARMGDGSAAEHDGQVWRIAPDGASITLYSVFGRNPDPSVDLADGGGFDGPDNITVSPHGGVVVSEDGSGIQHVVGVDDRGRAYPIARNRVSDSEFAGPVFNEDGSVMFVSIQGDGYTFAVTGPWERLVGAAGAGTGSLGSAGLGA; this is encoded by the coding sequence ATGGCAACCACCAGCATCGATCGTCGTCGATTCCTCGCCGGCGCGGCAGCTCTCGGCGCGGGGGTGTACGTCGCGGGTAACCTCACCGGGACCTTCACCGGCTCCGGCGCGATCGCCGGCGCCACGGGCGTCGGGACCGAGGGGTACGGGGACCTGGTGCCGGACCCGAACGGACTGCTCGATCTGCCGGAGGGCTTCACGTACACCGTGGTCTCGCACGCGGGCGAGACCACCATGGAGGGTGGCGCCGCGTCCCCGTCCGATCCCGACGGCGCCGGGTACTTCCCGGCCTCCGGCCCCCTCGGTTCTCTATCAGGAGCACTGGGCTCGGTCGGTGACCTCGTGGGCGCAGGTGGCGGCTTCCTCGTCCTCAACCACGAGATCGGCGGCAGCGAACCGCATATCGTTCCGGTGACCGACGGGCTCACGTTCGACGACCAGGCGGGTGGGGGATGCACGGTGATCGCCGTCGACTCCCGGGGCGAACGCAGGTCGCAGTACGTCGGCGTGGCCGGCACGGTGAACAACTGCGCGGGCGGCGTCACCCCGTGGGGCACGTGGCTCACCTGCGAGGAGACCGAACTCCGGGCCGGTGGACGCTCGCTCCAGGGCAGAACCGCCTCACTGGACCACGGCTGGGTCTTCGAGGTCTCGCCGGACACCGCGCTCAACCGGGCCCAGGCCACGGTGCCTCTGAAGTTCCTCGGGCGGTTCGCCCACGAGGCCGTCGCGGTGCACCCCACGAGCGGCGTCATCTACCTCACCGAGGACGCGGGCACTCCCAACGGCCACGTGTACCGCTGGACCCCTCCGCCGGGGTTCCAGCCGGGTACGGGCTCGCTCGCGGAGCTCGCCCGCTCCGAGGGTGGCGACACGGCCGGCACCTTCGAGATGATGCGATGCGTCTCCGGCGGCGCTCACGTACCGGACCTGTCGGTGGCCACCACGGTCGGCACGACCTACCAGGTCGAGTGGGTGGACGTTCCGGGTCGCGACCGACTCGCGGAGACCACCTCGATCCGCAAGCAGTCCTACGCCGACCGCGGCACCCGCTCGCGCAAACTCGAGGGCGCGTGGTGGAAGGAGGGCGCGTACGTCGTGGCCTCCTTCGCCCGGATGGGCGACGGTTCGGCGGCCGAGCACGACGGGCAGGTCTGGCGCATCGCGCCGGACGGTGCGTCCATCACCCTGTACTCCGTCTTCGGCAGGAACCCGGACCCGTCCGTCGACCTCGCGGACGGCGGGGGCTTCGACGGCCCGGACAACATCACGGTCTCCCCCCACGGCGGCGTCGTGGTGTCCGAGGACGGTTCCGGGATCCAGCACGTCGTCGGCGTCGACGACCGAGGCCGGGCGTACCCCATCGCCCGCAACCGCGTGAGCGACTCGGAGTTCGCCGGCCCGGTGTTCAACGAGGACGGCTCGGTGATGTTCGTGTCGATCCAGGGCGACGGCTACACGTTCGCGGTGACAGGTCCCTGGGAGCGTCTCGTCGGCGCCGCCGGGGCCGGCACCGGTTCGCTCGGCAGCGCGGGGCTGGGAGCCTGA
- a CDS encoding CsbD family protein → MGVGDKFSNKAEELGGRAKESAGAATGDRDLQAEGQADQGKAGIKQGAEKLKDKANEAAGKLTGNDKA, encoded by the coding sequence ATGGGTGTGGGAGACAAGTTCTCGAACAAGGCCGAGGAGCTCGGCGGCCGCGCCAAGGAGTCGGCCGGCGCCGCGACCGGCGACCGCGACCTCCAGGCCGAGGGCCAGGCGGACCAGGGCAAGGCCGGCATCAAGCAGGGTGCCGAGAAGCTCAAGGACAAGGCCAACGAGGCAGCGGGCAAGCTCACCGGCAACGACAAGGCCTGA
- a CDS encoding nucleoside deaminase — translation MSLTSPRSADEELIRRALAVAGRTPDGDVPVGAVIVGPDGRELAAAANRREADGDPLAHAEVLALRAAARELGDGWRLEDCTLVVTLEPCTMCAGAAVAARVGRIVFGAWEPRTGACGSLWDVVRDRRLVHRPEVRGGVLETECAALLEDFFRARR, via the coding sequence ATGTCTCTGACCTCGCCCCGGTCCGCGGACGAGGAGCTGATTCGACGGGCCCTGGCGGTCGCGGGTCGGACCCCGGACGGAGATGTGCCGGTCGGGGCGGTCATCGTGGGCCCGGACGGCCGGGAACTGGCGGCGGCCGCCAACCGGCGCGAGGCCGACGGCGATCCCCTCGCCCATGCCGAGGTGCTGGCTCTGCGTGCTGCGGCCCGGGAGCTCGGTGACGGGTGGCGGCTGGAGGACTGCACCCTCGTCGTGACGCTGGAACCGTGCACGATGTGCGCCGGCGCCGCGGTCGCGGCCCGAGTGGGTCGCATAGTCTTCGGCGCCTGGGAGCCCCGCACCGGGGCCTGTGGATCGCTCTGGGACGTGGTCCGTGACCGCCGGCTCGTCCACCGCCCCGAGGTCCGGGGCGGGGTGCTCGAGACCGAGTGCGCCGCGCTGCTGGAGGACTTCTTCCGCGCTCGGCGGTGA
- a CDS encoding tRNA adenosine deaminase-associated protein encodes MASTSDRTNRDGESDDDAVTGSAFGVLQAGGSWEITRLDDSALTSLDDAARQVRSLRTEGASFGLVDVDHEFFVILRPGPSGMRLMLSDATASLDYDLAADVLDELNVDLPDEDLEDADPWGEGDMAILEDVGLPPGVLEIIVSETDLYADEQLQSLAERMGFGEELERHQPDS; translated from the coding sequence ATGGCCAGCACCTCCGATCGAACCAACCGCGACGGTGAGAGCGACGACGACGCCGTCACAGGGTCCGCCTTCGGGGTGTTGCAGGCGGGCGGGTCATGGGAGATCACCCGGCTCGACGATTCCGCACTGACCAGTCTCGACGACGCCGCGCGCCAGGTCCGCTCGCTGCGCACCGAGGGCGCCTCGTTCGGCCTGGTGGACGTCGATCACGAGTTCTTCGTGATCCTGCGCCCCGGCCCGTCCGGGATGCGTCTCATGCTCTCGGATGCGACCGCCTCCCTGGACTATGACCTCGCGGCCGACGTGCTCGACGAGCTCAACGTGGACCTGCCGGACGAGGACCTCGAGGACGCCGACCCCTGGGGGGAGGGGGACATGGCGATCCTCGAGGACGTCGGGTTGCCGCCCGGGGTGTTGGAGATCATCGTCTCCGAGACCGACCTCTACGCCGATGAGCAGCTGCAGTCGCTGGCGGAGCGGATGGGCTTCGGCGAGGAGCTCGAGCGGCACCAACCCGACTCGTGA